A region of Argentina anserina chromosome 5, drPotAnse1.1, whole genome shotgun sequence DNA encodes the following proteins:
- the LOC126794963 gene encoding uncharacterized protein LOC126794963 produces MQEEEHNPRITMGKATRILRRSIHTFLQHYQDFTSIVALIAFPFSVSVLISQAIVPSSTSSLFPTIHNRLRSLFDAAGLPPSSQFFTILTQKLSQTISSAIFTLPFTLTFLLITKTSIIQALSSHKNPSITSALSLYPSILITHLCNSLLILSANATVFSLLFIAFNFLEGLGFSDSHKTLLFLSASGAVLYSIVLANALIICNMALVISGTEKSGGYLTILKACLVIRGRTSTALFLALPVSLGLAAIEALFQYRVVRAYHFEGKLGSSMVLEGVFIAYLYSILVVLDTVVSFMFFRSCKTSSWIEITDEETGGYTNLKTALKEVS; encoded by the coding sequence atgcaagaagaagaacacaACCCAAGAATTACAATGGGAAAAGCCACCCGgattctcagaagatcaatcCACACATTCCTCCAACACTACCAGGACTTCACCTCCATTGTGGCACTCATAGCCTTTCCTTTCTCAGTCTCAGTCCTAATCTCCCAAGCCATTGTTCCTTCTTCAACCTCATCTCTATTCCCAACCATCCACAACCGCCTCCGGAGTCTTTTTGATGCAGCAGGGCTCCCACCATCTTCACAATTCTTCACAATTCTCACCCAGAAACTCTCCCAAACAATCTCTTCCGCAATTTTCACACTACCCTTCACCCTAACTTTCCTCCTGATCACCAAAACCTCCATAATCCAAGCCCTCAGTTCCCACAAGAACCCATCTATCACTTCTGCACTATCTCTCTACCCTTCAATTCTGATAACCCATCTCTGCAACTCCCTCCTAATCCTCTCTGCAAATGCAACTGTGTTTTCTCTCCTATTCATCGCCTTCAACTTTCTCGAGGGACTTGGGTTCTCTGACTCACACAAGACCCTACTCTTCTTATCAGCATCTGGGGCAGTATTGTATTCTATTGTTCTTGCCAATGCTCTTATTATTTGCAACATGGCATTGGTTATATCAGGGACAGAGAAGAGTGGGGGTTACTTGACAATTCTCAAGGCGTGTTTAGTAATCAGAGGAAGAACTTCAACTGCTCTGTTTTTGGCTCTACCTGTCAGCTTGGGATTGGCTGCAATTGAGGCATTGTTTCAATACAGGGTTGTAAGGGCTTACCACTTTGAAGGAAAGCTTGGATCTTCAATGGTTTTGGAGGGAGTTTTCATTGCTTACTTGTACTCAATCCTTGTGGTTCTTGACACAGTTGTCAGCTTCATGTTCTTCAGGAGCTGCAAGACAAGTTCTTGGATTGAAATCACAGATGAAGAAACTGGTGGTTATACCAATTTGAAGACTGCTTTGAAGGAAGTCTCATGA
- the LOC126796029 gene encoding formin-like protein 20 isoform X1 — protein sequence MALFRRFFYRKPPDRLLEISERVYVFDCCFSTDVLEEDEYKVYLGGIVGQLQDYFPDASFMVFNFREGDRRSQISDVLSQYDMTVMDYPRQYESCPLLPLEMIHHFLRSSESWLSLEGQQNVLLMHCERGGWPVLAFMLAGLLLYRKNYTGDQKTLDMVYKQAPRQLLHLLTPLNPQPSQLRYLQYISRRNLGADWPPSDTPLWLECLMLRNLPLFNDGKGCRPFIRVYGQDPSTPANRSSKLLFSNLKTQNNTHHYVQAECMLVKMDIRCRVRGDVVVECIHLDEDLVREEMMFRVMFHTAFVRSNILMLSRDDIDILWDAKEQFPKDFRSEVLFLDADAVLPHITTVVASDDGNEAGTASPGNEEFYEVEDSFSNVIEGPEHVNQKEVGKDDIEPHSFQDCASDDGNHKKDIIVDWTTDAVKDIAVDDVRYKLEEVDSILDAVKDIAVDDGDTNSNFILISADIPIHEETKEVADEVCENFEEIKDITDGEDSFTQKLETKLIQAEVSRQKSENLQPPTSKPAMNSKTASETTLIKQKAKQQETQGSSTRIAKPNAVSRWIPPNKGSHTTSMHVSYPPSRYNSAPAAFANSAPSKNTNANTKLRAPSVNTASGTAPRDVASKLKNSNDVPLKHSESAPDTVASCLPSIVPPNQETHASSVSPPHISSQQVVAVPTPTPPPPPPPPPPPPPPPPLLSHNVVSLKPSSPPPPPPPPPLPSSGQDTGIPVPPIAPPAPPPSLKASGQSSGTILPSQPSSSLWKVGYSTAYRVLGTQTSPSPPVKDALSALKLSVGIPTPPPPPPTHGATPPPPPPTHGATPPPPPPPLSRGAPSPPPPPLPPTLRTIPPPPPPPPPPPPSLHGAPPLPPPPPPYGVQQPCLVQGAPSPPPPPPPPLYGAQSPPLVQGPSPPPPPPLPGAPPMPPPSIHGAPPQLPSPSTGVPPPPPPPMRGAPPPPPPPPGGSRAPLLPPPLGGSRAPPPPPPPGGSRAPPPPPPPGGSRAPPPPPPPGGGRAPPPPPGARGPGPPAPGGAPPPPPPLGAKGTDARGLPSGRGRGLARPGMGPSATAPRRSSLKPLHWSKVTRAIQGSLWDELQRHGGNQIAPEFDVSEIESLFSATVPKPANKSGDRRKSAGSKPDKVNLIDLRRANNTEIMLTKVKMPLPDMMAAVLAMDESVLDSDQVENLIKFCPTKEEMELLKNYTGDKETLGKCEQYFLELMKVPRVESKLRVFSFKIQFSSQASEFKKSLNTVYCACEEVRNSQKFKEIMSKILFLGNTLNQGTARGSAVGFKLDSLLKLADTRASTSKMTLIHYLCKSLASRSPELLGFHEDLVNLEPATKIQLKSLAEEMQALTKGLEKLKQELVASENDGPVSEVFRTTLEEFITVAETEVASLTNLYSVVGRAADGLALYLGEEPSKCPFEQVTATLLNFVRLFKKAHEENCKQAELDKKKAEKEAEMEKAKGVNLTKKTTK from the exons ATGGCGCTGTTCAGAAGGTTCTTTTACCGGAAGCCGCCGGATCGGCTTCTAGAGATTTCTGAACGGGTTTACG TTTTTGACTGCTGCTTCTCCACCGATGTGTTGGAAGAAGACGAGTACAAAGTGTACTTGGGTGGCATTGTAGGCCAGCTACAGGACTACTTCCCTGATGCTTCCTTCATGGTGTTTAACTTTAGAGAAGGGGATAGACGGAGCCAAATTTCAGATGTGTTGTCTCAGTATGACATGACAGTTATGGATTACCCTCGGCAATATGAGAGTTGTCCTCTGCTGCCGCTGGAGATGATTCATCACTTTCTTCGGTCAAGTGAAAGTTGGTTGTCATTGGAGGGGCAACAGAATGTGTTGCTGATGCACTGTGAAAGAGGAGGATGGCCTGTGCTTGCCTTTATGCTTGCTGGTCTTTTGCTATACCGTAAAAATTACACAGGGGACCAGAAGACTCTTGATATGGTTTACAAGCAGGCTCCTAGACAGCTTCTCCATCTCTTGACTCCTTTGAATCCTCAACCCTCACAGCTTAGATATCTTCAGTACATTTCACGGAGAAATCTGGGTGCTGATTGGCCTCCGTCAGATACACCTCTATGGTTGGAGTGTCTGATGCTTAGAAACCTTCCACTTTTTAACGATGGAAAAGGTTGCAGGCCCTTCATACGAGTATATGGTCAAGACCCTTCAACACCGGCTAACAGAAGTTCTAAGCTTCTCTTTTCAAATTTAAAGACACAAAATAATACTCACCACTATGTACAG GCAGAATGTATGCTGGTGAAAATGGATATCCGTTGTCGTGTTCGAGGGGATGTGGTAGTTGAGTGTATCCACCTGGATGAAGATCTGGTTCGTGAGGAGATGATGTTCAGAGTTATGTTTCACACAGCATTTGTACGGTCGAATATATTGATGCTCAGCCGTGACGATATTGATATTCTTTGGGATGCTAAGGAACAGTTCCCAAAGGACTTTAGATCAGAG GTACTTTTTTTGGACGCGGATGCTGTTCTGCCTCATATCACCACAGTTGTGGCAAGTGATGATGGAAATGAGGCAGGGACTGCTTCACCTGGAAATGAGGAATTTTATGAGGTGGAAGATAGTTTCAGCAATGTCATAGAAGGGCCTGAACATGTAAATCAGAAAGAAGTCGGGAAGGACGATATAGAGCCTCACTCATTCCAAGACTGTGCGTCAGATGATGGGAACCACAAAAAGGACATAATTGTGGATTGGACAACTGACGCGGTGAAGGACATCGCTGTGGATGATGTAAGATACAAGCTGGAAGAGGTGGATTCAATTCTAGATGCAGTGAAAGACATTGCTGTGGATGATGGGGATACAAACTcgaatttcattttaatttctgCTGATATTCCAATTCATGAAGAAACTAAGGAAGTGGCAGATGAGGTGtgtgaaaattttgaagagATAAAAGATATAACTGATGGAGAAGACTCGTTTACACAGAAGCTAGAGACCAAGCTCATACAAGCCGAGGTCTCCAGACAAAAATCTGAGAATTTGCAGCCACCCACTTCTAAACCTGCAATGAACTCAAAAACAGCTTCAGAAACTACACTTATAAAACAGAAGGCTAAACAGCAAGAGACTCAGGGGTCGTCAACAAGAATAGCAAAACCAAATGCAGTGTCCAGGTGGATTCCTCCTAACAAAGGCTCGCATACTACTTCAATGCACGTTTCATATCCACCATCAAGATATAATAGTGCACCAGCTGCTTTTGCCAATTCCGCTCCTTCAAAAAATACGAATGCAAACACCAAGTTGAGGGCTCCTTCGGTTAATACTGCATCTGGAACTGCACCGAGGGATGTGGCAAGTAAACTGAAAAATAGTAATGATGTTCCTCTAAAGCATTCAGAATCAGCACCAGACACAGTTGCTTCCTGCCTGCCATCAATAGTTCCTCCAAATCAAGAGACACATGCTTCGTCTGTTTCCCCGCCACATATTAGCTCACAGCAAGTAGTGGCCGTTCCAACACCtacacctcctcctccaccaccaccaccaccaccacccccacctcctcctcctttatTAAGTCATAATGTGGTGTCGTTAAAGCCCTCTTCTCCTCCCCCTCCTCCGCCTCCTCCCCCTTTACCTAGTAGTGGGCAGGATACTGGTATACCTGTGCCCCCTATAGCTCCACCAGCTCCTCCTCCCTCCCTTAAAGCAAGTGGCCAAAGCAGTGGCACCATATTGCCTTCGCAACCTTCATCATCCCTTTGGAAGGTTGGGTACTCTACAGCCTACCGGGTTTTGGGTACGCAAACATCTCCTTCACCTCCTGTTAAGGATGCTTTAAGTGCTTTAAAACTCAGTGTTGGGATCCctacaccaccaccaccacctcccacACATGGAGctacaccaccaccaccacctcccacACATGGAGCTACACCACCTCCACCACCCCCACCTCTTTCACGTGGAGCTCCATCTCCACCACCGCCACCACTGCCTCCAACCTTGAGAACTATAcctccaccacctccaccacctccaccacctccaccTTCCTTACATGGAGCTCCGCCTCTCCcaccccctcctcctccgtaTGGAGTTCAACAGCCATGTTTAGTGCAAGGTGCTCCATctccacctccaccaccacctcctcctttGTATGGGGCACAATCACCACCTTTAGTGCAAGGTCCATCTCcacctcctccaccaccactTCCAGGAGCTCCACCTATGCCACCACCTTCAATACATGGAGCCCCACCTCAATTGCCATCTCCTTCAACTGGTGTCCCACCTCCTCCACCCCCTCCAATGCGTGGGgccccaccaccacctcctccaccACCCGGTGGAAGTCGGGCGCCCCTGCTTCCCCCTCCACTGGGTGGAAGTCGGGCGCCCCCGCCTCCCCCGCCACCTGGTGGAAGTCGGGCGCCCCCGCCTCCCCCGCCACCTGGTGGAAGTCGGGCGCCCCCGCCTCCCCCGCCACCTGGTGGAGGTCGAGCACCCCCACCACCTCCAGGAGCTCGTGGTCCTGGTCCTCCAGCTCCAGGTGgtgctccaccaccaccacctccgttGGGTGCCAAAGGTACTGATGCAAGAGGCCTTCCTTCTGGAAGAGGGCGTGGATTGGCACGTCCAGGGATGGGCCCTTCTGCTACAGCACCTCGAAGGTCCTCTTTAAAACCACTACATTGGAGTAAAGTGACAAGGGCAATACAAGGAAGCTTGTGGGATGAACTGCAAAGACATGGAGGAAATCAAAT TGCGCCTGAATTTGATGTGTCAGAGATAGAGAGCCTTTTCTCTGCAACAGTTCCAAAACCTGCTAACAAATCTGGAGACCGGCGCAAGTCTGCTGGATCCAAACCGGACAAAGTCAACCTG ATCGACCTGAGAAGGGCAAACAACACTGAAATTATGCTCACAAAAGTTAAGATGCCGCTACCCGATATGATG GCTGCCGTTTTAGCAATGGATGAGTCGGTATTAGATTCTGATCAGGTGGAAAATCTAATAAAGTTTTGTCCTACGAAAGAGGAGATGGAACTTCTCAAG AACTATACTGGTGACAAGGAGACCCTGGGAAAGTGCGAACAG tattttttgGAGTTGATGAAAGTGCCTCGGGTGGAGTCAAAACTAAGAGTATTTTCTTTCAAGATTCAGTTCAGCTCACAG GCCTCAGAATTTAAAAAAAGCTTAAACACAGTATACTGTGCATGCGAGGAG GTACGAAATTCCCAAAAGTTCAAGGAAATTATGAGTAAAATTCTTTTTCTGGGGAATACATTGAACCAAGGAACTGCAAGGG GTTCTGCTGTTGGATTTAAGTTGGACAGTCTCCTGAAGCTCGCTGATACTCGCGCTTCTACTAGTAAGATGACACTCATTCATTATCTCTGTAAG AGTCTTGCTTCCAGATCTCCTGAACTTCTTGGTTTTCATGAGGACCTTGTCAACTTGGAACCTGCTACAAAG ATTCAATTGAAGTCTTTAGCAGAAGAAATGCAAGCTTTAACCAAGGGGTTAGAAAAGCTCAAGCAGGAGCTGGTGGCTTCAGAAAATGATGGCCCTGTTTCAGAGGTTTTCCGTACG acattggaggAGTTTATTACTGTTGCTGAGACTGAAGTGGCATCTCTGACAAATCTATATTCTGTGGTG GGTAGAGCGGCTGATGGACTTGCATTATATCTTGGTGAGGAGCCCTCCAAATGCCCATTTGAGCAAG TTACTGCGACTCTTCTAAACTTTGTGAGGTTGTTTAAGAAAGCACACGAAGAGAATTGCAAACAGGCTGAATTGGATAAGAAGAAGGCTGAGAAGGAAGCGGAAATGGAAAAGGCCAAGGGTGTTAACCTTAcgaaaaaaacaacaaaatag
- the LOC126796029 gene encoding formin-like protein 20 isoform X2 has translation MLVKMDIRCRVRGDVVVECIHLDEDLVREEMMFRVMFHTAFVRSNILMLSRDDIDILWDAKEQFPKDFRSEVLFLDADAVLPHITTVVASDDGNEAGTASPGNEEFYEVEDSFSNVIEGPEHVNQKEVGKDDIEPHSFQDCASDDGNHKKDIIVDWTTDAVKDIAVDDVRYKLEEVDSILDAVKDIAVDDGDTNSNFILISADIPIHEETKEVADEVCENFEEIKDITDGEDSFTQKLETKLIQAEVSRQKSENLQPPTSKPAMNSKTASETTLIKQKAKQQETQGSSTRIAKPNAVSRWIPPNKGSHTTSMHVSYPPSRYNSAPAAFANSAPSKNTNANTKLRAPSVNTASGTAPRDVASKLKNSNDVPLKHSESAPDTVASCLPSIVPPNQETHASSVSPPHISSQQVVAVPTPTPPPPPPPPPPPPPPPPLLSHNVVSLKPSSPPPPPPPPPLPSSGQDTGIPVPPIAPPAPPPSLKASGQSSGTILPSQPSSSLWKVGYSTAYRVLGTQTSPSPPVKDALSALKLSVGIPTPPPPPPTHGATPPPPPPTHGATPPPPPPPLSRGAPSPPPPPLPPTLRTIPPPPPPPPPPPPSLHGAPPLPPPPPPYGVQQPCLVQGAPSPPPPPPPPLYGAQSPPLVQGPSPPPPPPLPGAPPMPPPSIHGAPPQLPSPSTGVPPPPPPPMRGAPPPPPPPPGGSRAPLLPPPLGGSRAPPPPPPPGGSRAPPPPPPPGGSRAPPPPPPPGGGRAPPPPPGARGPGPPAPGGAPPPPPPLGAKGTDARGLPSGRGRGLARPGMGPSATAPRRSSLKPLHWSKVTRAIQGSLWDELQRHGGNQIAPEFDVSEIESLFSATVPKPANKSGDRRKSAGSKPDKVNLIDLRRANNTEIMLTKVKMPLPDMMAAVLAMDESVLDSDQVENLIKFCPTKEEMELLKNYTGDKETLGKCEQYFLELMKVPRVESKLRVFSFKIQFSSQASEFKKSLNTVYCACEEVRNSQKFKEIMSKILFLGNTLNQGTARGSAVGFKLDSLLKLADTRASTSKMTLIHYLCKSLASRSPELLGFHEDLVNLEPATKIQLKSLAEEMQALTKGLEKLKQELVASENDGPVSEVFRTTLEEFITVAETEVASLTNLYSVVGRAADGLALYLGEEPSKCPFEQVTATLLNFVRLFKKAHEENCKQAELDKKKAEKEAEMEKAKGVNLTKKTTK, from the exons ATGCTGGTGAAAATGGATATCCGTTGTCGTGTTCGAGGGGATGTGGTAGTTGAGTGTATCCACCTGGATGAAGATCTGGTTCGTGAGGAGATGATGTTCAGAGTTATGTTTCACACAGCATTTGTACGGTCGAATATATTGATGCTCAGCCGTGACGATATTGATATTCTTTGGGATGCTAAGGAACAGTTCCCAAAGGACTTTAGATCAGAG GTACTTTTTTTGGACGCGGATGCTGTTCTGCCTCATATCACCACAGTTGTGGCAAGTGATGATGGAAATGAGGCAGGGACTGCTTCACCTGGAAATGAGGAATTTTATGAGGTGGAAGATAGTTTCAGCAATGTCATAGAAGGGCCTGAACATGTAAATCAGAAAGAAGTCGGGAAGGACGATATAGAGCCTCACTCATTCCAAGACTGTGCGTCAGATGATGGGAACCACAAAAAGGACATAATTGTGGATTGGACAACTGACGCGGTGAAGGACATCGCTGTGGATGATGTAAGATACAAGCTGGAAGAGGTGGATTCAATTCTAGATGCAGTGAAAGACATTGCTGTGGATGATGGGGATACAAACTcgaatttcattttaatttctgCTGATATTCCAATTCATGAAGAAACTAAGGAAGTGGCAGATGAGGTGtgtgaaaattttgaagagATAAAAGATATAACTGATGGAGAAGACTCGTTTACACAGAAGCTAGAGACCAAGCTCATACAAGCCGAGGTCTCCAGACAAAAATCTGAGAATTTGCAGCCACCCACTTCTAAACCTGCAATGAACTCAAAAACAGCTTCAGAAACTACACTTATAAAACAGAAGGCTAAACAGCAAGAGACTCAGGGGTCGTCAACAAGAATAGCAAAACCAAATGCAGTGTCCAGGTGGATTCCTCCTAACAAAGGCTCGCATACTACTTCAATGCACGTTTCATATCCACCATCAAGATATAATAGTGCACCAGCTGCTTTTGCCAATTCCGCTCCTTCAAAAAATACGAATGCAAACACCAAGTTGAGGGCTCCTTCGGTTAATACTGCATCTGGAACTGCACCGAGGGATGTGGCAAGTAAACTGAAAAATAGTAATGATGTTCCTCTAAAGCATTCAGAATCAGCACCAGACACAGTTGCTTCCTGCCTGCCATCAATAGTTCCTCCAAATCAAGAGACACATGCTTCGTCTGTTTCCCCGCCACATATTAGCTCACAGCAAGTAGTGGCCGTTCCAACACCtacacctcctcctccaccaccaccaccaccaccacccccacctcctcctcctttatTAAGTCATAATGTGGTGTCGTTAAAGCCCTCTTCTCCTCCCCCTCCTCCGCCTCCTCCCCCTTTACCTAGTAGTGGGCAGGATACTGGTATACCTGTGCCCCCTATAGCTCCACCAGCTCCTCCTCCCTCCCTTAAAGCAAGTGGCCAAAGCAGTGGCACCATATTGCCTTCGCAACCTTCATCATCCCTTTGGAAGGTTGGGTACTCTACAGCCTACCGGGTTTTGGGTACGCAAACATCTCCTTCACCTCCTGTTAAGGATGCTTTAAGTGCTTTAAAACTCAGTGTTGGGATCCctacaccaccaccaccacctcccacACATGGAGctacaccaccaccaccacctcccacACATGGAGCTACACCACCTCCACCACCCCCACCTCTTTCACGTGGAGCTCCATCTCCACCACCGCCACCACTGCCTCCAACCTTGAGAACTATAcctccaccacctccaccacctccaccacctccaccTTCCTTACATGGAGCTCCGCCTCTCCcaccccctcctcctccgtaTGGAGTTCAACAGCCATGTTTAGTGCAAGGTGCTCCATctccacctccaccaccacctcctcctttGTATGGGGCACAATCACCACCTTTAGTGCAAGGTCCATCTCcacctcctccaccaccactTCCAGGAGCTCCACCTATGCCACCACCTTCAATACATGGAGCCCCACCTCAATTGCCATCTCCTTCAACTGGTGTCCCACCTCCTCCACCCCCTCCAATGCGTGGGgccccaccaccacctcctccaccACCCGGTGGAAGTCGGGCGCCCCTGCTTCCCCCTCCACTGGGTGGAAGTCGGGCGCCCCCGCCTCCCCCGCCACCTGGTGGAAGTCGGGCGCCCCCGCCTCCCCCGCCACCTGGTGGAAGTCGGGCGCCCCCGCCTCCCCCGCCACCTGGTGGAGGTCGAGCACCCCCACCACCTCCAGGAGCTCGTGGTCCTGGTCCTCCAGCTCCAGGTGgtgctccaccaccaccacctccgttGGGTGCCAAAGGTACTGATGCAAGAGGCCTTCCTTCTGGAAGAGGGCGTGGATTGGCACGTCCAGGGATGGGCCCTTCTGCTACAGCACCTCGAAGGTCCTCTTTAAAACCACTACATTGGAGTAAAGTGACAAGGGCAATACAAGGAAGCTTGTGGGATGAACTGCAAAGACATGGAGGAAATCAAAT TGCGCCTGAATTTGATGTGTCAGAGATAGAGAGCCTTTTCTCTGCAACAGTTCCAAAACCTGCTAACAAATCTGGAGACCGGCGCAAGTCTGCTGGATCCAAACCGGACAAAGTCAACCTG ATCGACCTGAGAAGGGCAAACAACACTGAAATTATGCTCACAAAAGTTAAGATGCCGCTACCCGATATGATG GCTGCCGTTTTAGCAATGGATGAGTCGGTATTAGATTCTGATCAGGTGGAAAATCTAATAAAGTTTTGTCCTACGAAAGAGGAGATGGAACTTCTCAAG AACTATACTGGTGACAAGGAGACCCTGGGAAAGTGCGAACAG tattttttgGAGTTGATGAAAGTGCCTCGGGTGGAGTCAAAACTAAGAGTATTTTCTTTCAAGATTCAGTTCAGCTCACAG GCCTCAGAATTTAAAAAAAGCTTAAACACAGTATACTGTGCATGCGAGGAG GTACGAAATTCCCAAAAGTTCAAGGAAATTATGAGTAAAATTCTTTTTCTGGGGAATACATTGAACCAAGGAACTGCAAGGG GTTCTGCTGTTGGATTTAAGTTGGACAGTCTCCTGAAGCTCGCTGATACTCGCGCTTCTACTAGTAAGATGACACTCATTCATTATCTCTGTAAG AGTCTTGCTTCCAGATCTCCTGAACTTCTTGGTTTTCATGAGGACCTTGTCAACTTGGAACCTGCTACAAAG ATTCAATTGAAGTCTTTAGCAGAAGAAATGCAAGCTTTAACCAAGGGGTTAGAAAAGCTCAAGCAGGAGCTGGTGGCTTCAGAAAATGATGGCCCTGTTTCAGAGGTTTTCCGTACG acattggaggAGTTTATTACTGTTGCTGAGACTGAAGTGGCATCTCTGACAAATCTATATTCTGTGGTG GGTAGAGCGGCTGATGGACTTGCATTATATCTTGGTGAGGAGCCCTCCAAATGCCCATTTGAGCAAG TTACTGCGACTCTTCTAAACTTTGTGAGGTTGTTTAAGAAAGCACACGAAGAGAATTGCAAACAGGCTGAATTGGATAAGAAGAAGGCTGAGAAGGAAGCGGAAATGGAAAAGGCCAAGGGTGTTAACCTTAcgaaaaaaacaacaaaatag
- the LOC126796030 gene encoding protein IMPAIRED IN BABA-INDUCED STERILITY 1 yields the protein MGCVSSKQTVSVTPAFDHDNVGNSGRSRVGLEVAAVKKKKKKGGDLSGSELGESGRASSKKKSGYSTSLSFRLGNLQRYVEGEQVAAGWPAWLAAVAAEAIQGWVPLRADAFEKLEKIGQGTYSSVFRARDLETGKLVALKKVRFDNFEPESVRFMAREILILRRLDHPNVIKLEGLITSRLSCSIYLVFEYMEHDVTGLLSNPDIKFSEAQIKCYMKQLLSGLDHCHSRGVMHRDIKGSNLLVNNEGVLKMADFGLANFCDSGHRQPLTSRVVTLWYRPPELLLGSTSYGAYIDLWSVGCAFAELLVGKPILQGRTEVEQLHKIFKLCGTPPEEYWKKSKLPHATLFKPQQPYDSTLLETFKDLPAATFNLLETLLSVEPHKRGTASSALASEYFKTKPYACDPSSLPIYPPSKEIDAKNREEAKRKKIGGGLRGCETRKSTRKSLGISKLAPVEDITTHTQNSYKINGTNGHVSKQGNGFIGRELPKPSACKEEEALHVKHASQGDIPFSGPLEVSTSSGFAWAKRRRDDASRRSHTRSISKGHIFNIVEPSIAVHTRKHVDSKTHENGESRGCTDSRGCDSYEIAKLAMMNQWGKLERPESFDASDGYHSQELSLALYQREERVAATKSDLSFQLHDDGDKVEFSGPLLSQPYKVDEFLERHERQIRRATRNSWFYRGKKQGK from the exons ATGGGGTGCGTCAGCTCGAAGCAGACCGTGTCGGTGACGCCGGCGTTCGATCACGACAATGTCGGGAATTCGGGTCGGAGCCGGGTCGGGTTGGAGGTGGCTgcggtgaagaagaagaagaagaaaggcgGTGATCTGAGCGGGAGCGAGTTGGGTGAGTCGGGGCGGGCGAGTTCGAAAAAGAAGAGCGGTTATTCCACGTCGTTGAGTTTCCGGCTGGGTAATTTGCAGAGGTACGTCGAGGGCGAGCAGGTCGCCGCCGGCTGGCCCGCCTGGCTCGCCGCCGTCGCCGCCGAGGCCATTCAGGGCTGGGTGCCACTCCGCGCCGATGCCTTTGAGAAATTAGAGAAG ATTGGACAGGGAACGTATAGTAGTGTGTTCCGAGCGCGTGATCTGGAGACTGGGAAGCTGGTTGCTTTGAAGAAGGTGCGCTTCGACAATTTTGAGCCTGAGAGCGTCAGGTTTATGGCGCGAGAGATTTTGATTCTCAGAAGGCTTGACCATCCAAATGTGATTAAATTGGAGGGACTTATTACTTCGCGGTTGTCGTGCAGCATATACCTCGTTTTCGAGTACATGGAACATGATGTCACTGGACTCTTGTCGAACCCTGACATCAAATTCAGTGAGGCACAG ATTAAGTGTTACATGAAGCAGCTGTTGTCTGGACTTGATCATTGTCACTCGAGGGGTGTAATGCATCGCGACATAAAAGGATCAAATCTTCTGGTGAACAACGAAGGGGTTTTGAAGATGGCTGATTTTGGATTGGcaaacttttgtgattctgGGCATAGGCAACCGCTTACCAGTCGTGTTGTCACTCTGTGGTATCGTCCTCCTGAACTTTTGCTTGGATCAACTTCCTATGGAGCTTACATCGATCTTTGGAGTGTTGGCTGTGCATTTGCAGAACTCCTGGTTGGGAAACCTATTCTTCAGGGACGAACAGAG GTTGAACAATTACACAAGATTTTCAAGCTCTGTGGCACCCCGCCGGAAGAATATTGGAAGAAGTCCAAACTTCCACATGCAACTCTATTTAAACCCCAACAACCCTATGACAGTACTCTGCTGGAGACCTTTAAAGATTTGCCAGCAGCCACTTTTAACCTGCTAGAGACTCTTCTTTCTGTAGAACCACACAAGCGCGGGACTGCCTCCTCTGCTCTTGCATCTGAG TATTTCAAAACGAAGCCTTATGCCTGTGATCCGTCAAGCTTGCCAATTTACCCACCTAGCAAAGAAATTGACGCAAAAAATCGGGAGGAGGCAAAGAG GAAAAAGATTGGTGGTGGACTTCGTGGATGCGAAACAAGGAAGTCAACAAGAAAATCACTTGGAATAAGTAAACTGGCTCCAGTCGAG GACATAACAACCCATACCCAAAATTCATATAAAATTAATGGCACTAATGGACATGTTAGTAAGCAAGGAAATGGTTTCATAGGCAGGGAATTGCCAAAGCCATCAGCTTGTAAAGAAGAAGAGGCTTTACATGTAAAACATGCATCTCAAGGAGACATTCCTTTCTCTGGCCCATTAGAGGTTTCTACATCCAGTGGCTTCGCATGGGCAAAAAGACGAAGGGATGATGCTTCTAGAAGATCTCATACTCGATCTATTTCAAAAGGACACATATTTAACATAGTAGAACCTTCTATTGCAGTGCATACAAGAAAACATGTCGACTCTAAGACACATGAAAATGGTGAATCTAGAGGGTGTACCGATTCCAGAGGATGTGACTCATATGAGATTGCAAAGCTAGCAATGATGAATCAATGGGGAAAGCTTGAACGTCCAGAGTCTTTTGATGCTTCTGATGGGTATCACTCGCAGGAATTGTCATTGGCACTTTATCAGAGAGAGGAAAGGGTAGCTGCTACGAAAAGTGATCTG AGTTTTCAACTTCACGATGATGGGGACAAGGTCGAATTTTCAGGACCCTTGTTATCTCAACCATATAAAGTTGACGAATTCTTAGAAAGGCATGAGCGCCAAATCAGAAGGGCGACACGGAACTCATGGTTCTACAGAG GTAAGAAGCAAGGGAAGTAA